A window of the Candida orthopsilosis Co 90-125, chromosome 1 draft sequence genome harbors these coding sequences:
- a CDS encoding Bmt8 beta-mannosyltransferase: MDDSQRSTSVTKKDTNNINLYSVLFQSYIQIQCLKSTMNKPPALKMNPTMVYKRILRKQSLYLLSATLIALSIFQIFLLFRNDDLARIIKNEVIIPKDLFKNEKELGKFVKLNEDYLRYHLSGSTEFNQAIDIDPGKELHRLKYTQYDFTAFSLAENINLDLQQCNKLQLNSSVMISKAVHMKTPLHDVLQNILNDIESGENPYLAGLKKIILPELRLQLDLDVVDKFWFRLAGSSVWLKDYGVHYMVSRIMYSPKGTRNSPLVSLSYAQLYDENWNELVGTRLLVPRARNSPSSEQHILNFPQVVPIPFWQDPEINEDQYYGPEDPRLILIKNEGGYDEPLILYNSYNCKMDTYDDDEDEKLVTTQRCYRAMSACWPWQFDERKYSKTVELKLENYRLRTQKNWTPFTSHLDRQVDGYDSHIYFVFRWANLDILKCDLQGACTYDYRFNTSLSPKNQVGPFRGGTQLINLNDLATVKDNKEVWAGFARAHINDCGCGSSMYRPNLVVIVKERKDSRNHYKVTHISSSLSFDMYVPGWDLLYPENSCLRSSVLIPNGISQWVTDKDSTGAIVEDYLTLTLSVSDYTVHRVNVKGLLKELIKWGVLDYDVMANTHHSNDNLVCALQSSFEFCTKYGLEHQLKKIKALPRDADGMVIDPKKAEYFNYAQRYGLRGVQ, from the coding sequence ATGGACGATCTGCAAAGATCTACATCAGTCACCAAAAAAGACACAAACAATATAAATTTGTACTCGGTTCTCTTTCAGTCTTAcatccaaattcaatgttTGAAATCTACAATGAATAAGCCTCCAGCTTTAAAGATGAATCCAACAATGGTATATAAACGAATTCTTAGGAAGCAATCACTTTATTTGCTATCGGCGACCTTAATTGCACTTCTGATATTCCAAATATTCCTACTTTTTAGAAATGACGACCTCGCCAGGATTATCAAGAATGAGGTTATCATTCCAAAGgacttgttcaaaaatgaaaaggaGTTGGGCAAGTTtgttaaattgaatgagGATTATTTAAGGTACCATCTCCTGGGGTCAACCGAATTCAATCAAGCTATTGACATCGATCCAGGTAAAGAGCTTCACAGACTAAAGTACACTCAATACGACTTTACTGCATTCAGCTTAGCTGAAAATATAAACTTGGATCTACAACAGTGTAACAAGTTGCAATTGAACTCGCTGGTAATGATAAGCAAAGCAGTGCATATGAAGACCCCCTTGCATGACGTACTACAGAATATCCTCAATGACATTGAATCAGGTGAGAATCCATACTTGGCAGGATTAAAGAAAATCATACTTCCAGAATTAAGACTACAGTTGGATCTTGACGTAGTGGATAAGTTTTGGTTTCGTTTAGCGGGAAGTTCAGTTTGGTTGAAGGATTATGGAGTTCACTATATGGTATCCCGCATAATGTATAGTCCAAAGGGGACTAGAAACTCGCCACTAGTTTCATTGTCTTATGCGCAATTGTATGACGAAAATTGGAATGAGTTGGTGGGTACTCGATTGTTAGTTCCCAGAGCTCGCAACTCGCCGAGTAGTGAACAACATATACTAAACTTTCCACAAGTTGTACCTATTCCTTTCTGGCAGGACCCAGAGATTAATGAAGATCAATACTATGGACCTGAAGATCCCCGGTTGATCTTAATCAAGAACGAAGGAGGATACGATGAgccattgattttgtacAATTCGTATAATTGCAAGATGGATACctatgatgatgacgaagatgaaaaaCTAGTCACCACACAAAGATGCTACCGTGCGATGTCAGCTTGTTGGCCATGGCAATTTGACGAACGAAAATATAGCAAAACTGTTGAGCTTAAACTTGAAAATTATAGATTAAGAACTCAAAAAAACTGGACACCGTTCACAAGCCACCTTGATCGTCAAGTTGACGGATACGACTCTCATAtctattttgttttcaGATGGGCAAATTTGGATATCTTAAAATGTGATTTGCAAGGCGCGTGTACTTATGACTACAGGTTTAATACACTGTTGTCACCTAAAAACCAAGTCGGCCCATTTAGAGGAGGGACTCAATTAATAAACTTGAATGACTTGGCCACTGTCAAAGACAACAAAGAGGTGTGGGCTGGTTTTGCCAGAGCTCACATCAATGACTGCGGATGTGGAAGCTCAATGTACCGGCCGAACTTGGTGGTGATAGTGAAGGAAAGAAAGGACTCTCGGAACCATTACAAGGTGACCCATATATCCTCCTCACTATCCTTCGATATGTATGTCCCAGGATGGGATTTGTTGTATCCAGAAAACTCATGCTTGAGATCAAGTGTCTTGATTCCAAATGGGATCTCACAGTGGGTCACCGATAAGGACTCTACGGGTGCTATAGTTGAGGACTACTTGACCTTGACGTTATCGGTTAGTGATTACACTGTACACAGGGTGAATGTTAAGGGATTGCTCaaagaattgataaaatggGGGGTTCTAGACTATGATGTTATGGCAAATACGCATCACTCTAATGACAATCTTGTATGTGCTTTGCAGTCATCGTTCGAATTCTGTACTAAGTACGGTCTCGAACATCAATTAAAGAAGATAAAAGCTCTTCCAAGAGATGCCGACGGAATGGTTATAGATCCTAAAAAAGCCGAGTACTTCAACTATGCTCAGAGATATGGTTTACGAGGTGTTC